A stretch of the Bacillus sp. FJAT-18017 genome encodes the following:
- a CDS encoding hemolysin family protein encodes MLTEILVLVILIILNAFFAASEIALISLNDNKIKIMAEGGNKKAKALEKLLSQPSRFLATIQIGITLAGFMASAFAGQSFAGRLAAWLYEVGVPFDRGVLESLSLVVITLVISYFTLVLGELVPKQIAMQKAEPIAFFAVTPLTVLSKVTKPFVKFLTLSMNSVVRVFGIDPNAEEENVTEEEIRMMVDVGKEKGTIQEEERVMINNIFELDNKTVSDIMTHRTNIVALPIDSTLLETVRVVNEEGYTRFPVYEEHIDNIVGILHAKDLIQFVENRGEDAFNMKNLLRDPFYVLESQRIDHLFRDMQTNNVHMAIAIDEYGGTDGIVTIEDVIEEIVGNIFDEYDEPGNEEEEIKMIDERTYMIDGTTNLYEVENLLKIDLPIQEYDTLSGFIIGHLGYIPSELEQHTVQHGNVLFTVEDMNDRRITKVRAEVLEAEEDED; translated from the coding sequence TTGTTAACGGAAATACTGGTGCTAGTTATACTTATCATTCTGAATGCATTTTTTGCAGCATCCGAAATTGCACTCATCTCCTTGAATGATAATAAGATTAAAATTATGGCTGAAGGCGGAAATAAAAAGGCAAAAGCACTGGAAAAATTATTGTCTCAGCCGAGTCGATTCCTAGCAACGATTCAAATAGGGATTACCCTTGCAGGATTCATGGCGAGTGCTTTCGCCGGACAAAGTTTTGCTGGCAGGCTTGCTGCCTGGCTTTATGAAGTAGGAGTCCCGTTTGACCGGGGTGTTCTAGAATCCTTATCCCTCGTCGTTATTACGCTTGTTATTTCTTATTTTACCCTCGTCCTGGGTGAACTTGTACCAAAGCAGATTGCAATGCAAAAAGCTGAACCTATAGCATTTTTTGCGGTAACTCCGTTGACGGTTCTATCAAAGGTGACCAAGCCGTTTGTTAAATTTCTGACTCTATCGATGAACAGTGTTGTCCGTGTGTTTGGAATTGATCCAAATGCCGAGGAAGAGAATGTGACAGAGGAAGAAATCCGGATGATGGTTGATGTCGGTAAGGAAAAAGGAACCATCCAGGAAGAAGAACGTGTCATGATTAATAATATTTTTGAGTTGGATAACAAGACAGTTTCAGATATCATGACGCATAGAACAAATATCGTCGCATTGCCGATTGACTCTACTCTGTTAGAAACAGTCCGTGTTGTGAATGAAGAAGGATACACCCGTTTTCCGGTTTACGAGGAGCATATTGATAACATTGTCGGGATTCTCCATGCAAAGGATTTGATTCAGTTTGTTGAAAACAGAGGGGAAGATGCCTTCAACATGAAGAATCTGTTGAGGGATCCGTTCTATGTCCTGGAATCCCAGCGCATCGATCATCTTTTTAGGGACATGCAAACAAACAATGTCCATATGGCAATCGCGATTGACGAATATGGCGGTACAGATGGCATTGTTACAATTGAGGATGTCATTGAAGAAATTGTCGGGAACATTTTTGACGAATATGATGAGCCTGGCAATGAAGAAGAAGAAATTAAGATGATTGATGAACGGACATACATGATTGACGGTACAACCAATTTGTATGAAGTGGAAAATCTGCTTAAGATTGACTTGCCAATTCAGGAGTACGATACGCTGAGTGGTTTCATCATTGGACATCTTGGTTATATTCCAAGTGAGCTAGAGCAGCATACAGTTCAGCATGGAAATGTTCTGTTTACGGTCGAGGATATGAACGACCGCCGGATTACAAAAGTCCGGGCAGAAGTTCTCGAAGCTGAAGAGGATGAAGATTAA